The Agrococcus carbonis genome has a window encoding:
- a CDS encoding sterol carrier family protein — protein MAKRIPDLDGVAAVRAALERGAERAQTALAVRYTLQCLAERAPGKSVEVRVPPFGAVQAVEGPGHTRGTPPNVIETDVATWLALATGAEAWADAVGRGAVRASGVRADVSPWLPVVRT, from the coding sequence GTGGCCAAGCGCATCCCCGACCTCGACGGCGTGGCGGCAGTGCGCGCGGCCCTCGAACGGGGTGCCGAGCGCGCGCAGACGGCGCTCGCGGTGCGCTACACGCTGCAGTGCCTCGCCGAGCGGGCGCCCGGCAAGAGCGTCGAGGTGCGGGTGCCGCCCTTCGGTGCGGTGCAGGCGGTCGAGGGGCCCGGGCACACGCGCGGCACGCCGCCCAACGTCATCGAGACCGACGTCGCGACGTGGCTCGCGCTCGCGACCGGAGCAGAGGCGTGGGCGGATGCGGTCGGTCGCGGCGCCGTGCGGGCGTCGGGCGTGCGCGCCGACGTGTCGCCCTGGCTGCCGGTCGTGCGCACCTAG